The sequence AATTCCCTGAATCGTCAACGTGTTGAAATCAGCCAGAGGTTCTCGCAAATCATAACCGGCTACGTTCGTAATATCTTTCCCTAATGCGGTTAAGGCCAAAATCACTCTGTCATACTCCGTGTATTTCACACGATGAAGCTGCCCCGATTTTTCCGTCAAGGTCAGCTCCACGTTGGAGTAGTAGCGTTCGTAATATTCGGATGGAATCGGTTCTCCGGATCGGGCCAATCCCAGTACCGTCCATTCTCCACCAATGCTGCCTACCCCTGGTGCTGGTATAGTTTCCTGCATGAAAGCAGCCGTTTTCTCAATTTGCTGTTGGACCGCTTCCTGGATTCCGCTTTTCGTCCCTGCAGCTTCATTCTTACCGTCGTCGCGAGGCTTCTCCTGACTCGTTCTCTGCCCGCCCTCATAGTGATAGGCTCTCAAGGCCACGACAATCGCCATTTCTCTGGTAGCCTTCACTTTAGGGGTGAACTTCCGATCGGCATCGACCCGCATCATTTCCGCCTCGACCACGGTCTGCACGACAGATTGAGCCCATGATGAAACCTCATGCAAGTCGGCAATTTCCTCTTGCCCCCCGCCCGATTCAAGCTTTAAGGCCCGTTGAATCATGGCAGCCATTTCTTCGCGGCTGATTTCCCGGTGGGGGTAAAACGCTTGATCGTACCCTGACGCCAACCCTTCTCTGTAAGCCGCTTGAATATATGGGTAGAACCAGTCGTTCTCTTGAACATCCGCAAATGAAACAGTCTGGTCTCCGTCCAGCTCGTAACCAAATACCGATACCAGCATTTTCGTAAATTCCGCTCTGGTGACATTCGCCTTCGGATTGATTTTGCTGTTCGAGCCTTCGACGAACCGCAACTGCGTCGCTTCTTTCACCGCTTCGTACGCCCATGCGGAAATGAGGCCTGCATCCTCATATACATCTTCCAGCTGTATGTTTCCGGAATCGCTCGCATCAGTCGCATACAGGACAAAGGTTGTAAGGAAATTGGTTCTGAGAATCAGGTCATTGCCAGAGACATAGGCGAACACTTGCTTCTCGCGATCCCGGGTTGCCTGTCTTCCCCTGTCCTCGCTGCTGTACAGAGGAATCGGGACAAACACATGATTCTCCAGGTAGCCTGCTTGAAGTCCTGCTTTCCCGTTCAGCGTAAGGGTAATCAGGTTGTCGAAGAAGACAGCTTCCTCCGAATTCCCCATGACAAAGGCGTCCACGAACCGACCCTTCTGTTCAGACACAATGGCGTTCACTGCGCTTGTCAACGCTTCATCCTGCTGATCCAATTGTGTAAATACTTCTATCTTCGCGCTTTCGGAAGCAAGCTTGGTCCCTTTATCGATCACGAGCAACTTGCTTTCTTCCTGCACCTTCAAGTTGGGAAGGCTATCCTTCAGCACTTCCAAATCCAGGAGAACCTTGGCAGATCTCTGCTTAGGCAGCTTAATGGTGATAGAGTCGGCACTCTTCAAGTTGTTGGTGAGGCTTACTACATAATCTTCGCTTATATTCTCCGGCACTTCGATGACCGGATGCTGGCCTCCTGCTGCCGCTCCGCCATACATGCCAGGAAACCCGGGATTTTTGGGTTCCTCCCACTTGCTATTGTCTTCTCCCAGATCTTCTCCAAGATTAGTTGTATAACGCCACTGTACTACATCCCCATCTTTTAATTTATATTTGCTTGCTCCGTAACTTGGATAGACACCGTTGACATTATACATCCAGCCGCTTTCGCTGCCGTGGTCAAACTCGCCGTCACCCTCAATAGATTGGACATACACGCTGTCATATTGAGCAAAATACTCAAATTCATAGGCAATGCCGCGACGATCCATTTCTCTTTTTAGTACATCCCACACACTTTCACCGATATGGAATTCGACTCGTGTCGGATTTAACACATAACCCTTTTGAATAGTCAACTTGTCGATGGACAGGGTAACGTAGGCTTGGCTCGGTGGAATGACTCCGCCACCCGTACCACCGCCGGGACCGCCAGCAGAACCATCATCGGGATCGTCGCCAGAACCGTCGTCGGGTCCACCGCCAGATGGGCTTTGCGCGCTAGCCGAATAGACGATAAAGTCGGTGAAATGCTTGGTTTTTACGATTAAATGGTTTCCGCTGTCGTAGGCATATTCGGCCTTGCCGCTCCTCTCCCCGTCGGCGTCGCTTGCGAACTTCTCAATTAGTCTAAGCGTCCCATTCTCCATATAAGCCGCCGACTTGCCTTTTGCACCAAGGAAAGTAATGGTGACATAACGGTCAAACTGGATTCTTTCGTCGCCGCCCAGAGATATGATTTGTACAATCTCATCAAGCTTTTGGTCAGAGGGCAGCGATTGACTCAGCTTGTCTGTCACTGCGGCATTGGCATGTTTGAACGTTAATAATTCAAGTGCAGCAGGATCGCCGCTTGTAATGGCGGCCCCTTTCGGAATTTCGGCAGCGACGTCCCCTTTCTCGACCTTTATTCCGGGCAAGCTGCTGTTTTTCGGCAGATCAACGGTGACCTTGGAACGATGCGCTGCAGGTATTTTTATAGTGATGTCCTTGCCGCTGTCCCCCGCTGCAACCGGGATGTTCACATCCCGGCTGTCCGCCGGTACTTCAAGCACCGGCTTGTCCCCTGCCGGCAGCGGAAGCTCTTCCGGTTGTCCAACCTGCACATGGTAGATTAACGTATATGTCACATCGGATTTGTTGCCGGCCGCGTCGGTTGCTTCCACTCGAATCGTGTTGGTGCCGACAAGTAGAACTGCGTAATACGAGCCGTCTGTTCCTGTCAAGATCTCGCCGTTGAGCATAACGGTAGGTTGGATGACAGGATCCACATTATCCGTAACGCTCACCGTGAACAGCACTTCATTGCGGCTAAATACCTGCCCATCTTCTATTCCATGGATCAAAATCGTCGGAGCCGTTTCATCTTTTTCCTCCGGTTCTGATGGGACATCGGTCATGTCGTAAAGGCGGTTCTTCCCTTCGACAAATCGATCATAAGCAACAAGCGCATAAGTCCCCTGGTCGGTAGCCATGCCATCTACGGAGCCTGATTTCACGTGCTTGAAGCCGCCTTCCGGCACGGCAAACTCCATCAGCGCGTCTAGAGCAGATCGGCCATTCTTCCTAAACCTTGGATCCTTGTGCGGGTCTATCTTCAATCCAGTCAAGGCAACAATGACCTGAGCCACACTTTCGCTGCTCTGCGATCCCCAAGCCCCATATCCGCCGTCTTCCAGCTGTGCGCTTGACAACCAGGCAACCGCCCGGTCAATGGCTGCTCTGACTTCGCCATCTGTTTCATAGTAGGGAGTCAGCCCCTGGATGGCCATGGACGTGATGTCCGGGTCCGGAACCGATCCCCACAGCGCCCATCCGCCGGCATTCGCTCCGCCTTTGTTGACTTCCCGATCCAGAATATATTGAATGAGCTTCTCCCTAGTCGTTTGCTCGGCTACGCCTTCCAGCACAGGCACGTCAAAGTTTTGGGAATCCAGGGCGATCAGCGCGAAGATTGGCCCGTTGATGCCTTGCCTGATCACAAATTGGTAATCGGCCAGCGCTTCTTTAATATCATACCCGGCAACATTGCTGACATCTTTCCCGATCGCCACAAGCCCCAGCATTAATCTCGAATGCTCTGACCCTTTGTTGCGGTCGAGCTTGCCCGGGTGACTCGGATTGACCATCAATTGCTTGACGGCTTTCTCCACGTTCTCATAATAAAGGTCATAATATCCTTCCGGCACGGGATAATTCGCCCTGGCCAATGAGAGAATCGACCATTCGCCCCCTCCTGTGCCAAAGGTAGGGTTACGGACTGTTTGGACAAGGTAAGCCAGATTTTTGTTCAGTTGTTCTTTCGGTGCAGCCGCTTGCGGGTCGCCTTCCTCCTCGGGATAGCTTATCGCAACCGTGTAAAGAGTTGCCCCCGAAGAACTGTTCATGCTCGGCCACAGCGGATCGCCCACACCAATGATAATTTGGCTGCCTTCTGCAACAGGAATCGCTTCGGTCCGCTTATAGCCGGATGACGAAGCATCATAGGCATCCAAATAGACTCTAACTTGATAGTTCTTATTGGCTGCTGTTGGGGTTACCACAATTTCAGTGATCCCCTCATGGATATGTAGCGTATAAGTTGATTGTTCTCCGGAAAATTGCGGGGAAAGCTCGCCCGAATCAAAGAACAGCGATTTTAACGAAGTGTCCTGGTTATAAAAGGAGCCGCCAAGGTCCTCCCCATAGCCGTTAGTTGTATATAGGATGCTGATGATATCGCCATCTTCAATGCTCGTGGCACTGAAGCCCGCATTCGTAAACCAGTCATTCAGCGTGCCCATCCAACCGGACATAGGGCCTCCGTCGAATGCCGCCAAACCATGAATGTTTGATATATAGCCGGCAGCTACTCCTTCGGCGGCGATGTTGTTTTCAGCCAATGCTGTTTCCACAGCATCCATCATAGTAGCGCCGGCATGAATGTCCACCGGATACTGGTCCAGCAAGGTCCCTTCCCATGGCGCGCCGTCTGCGACCAAATATGTG is a genomic window of Xylanibacillus composti containing:
- a CDS encoding DUF4430 domain-containing protein; this translates as MNMFYGLASYADEGGYEAGGNPVHAAEQLDSESFSQDEAATVAEQVYGEDPGHLDEFDLFTAEALEIEQAGTVYVTIENGTYLVADGAPWEGTLLDQYPVDIHAGATMMDAVETALAENNIAAEGVAAGYISNIHGLAAFDGGPMSGWMGTLNDWFTNAGFSATSIEDGDIISILYTTNGYGEDLGGSFYNQDTSLKSLFFDSGELSPQFSGEQSTYTLHIHEGITEIVVTPTAANKNYQVRVYLDAYDASSSGYKRTEAIPVAEGSQIIIGVGDPLWPSMNSSSGATLYTVAISYPEEEGDPQAAAPKEQLNKNLAYLVQTVRNPTFGTGGGEWSILSLARANYPVPEGYYDLYYENVEKAVKQLMVNPSHPGKLDRNKGSEHSRLMLGLVAIGKDVSNVAGYDIKEALADYQFVIRQGINGPIFALIALDSQNFDVPVLEGVAEQTTREKLIQYILDREVNKGGANAGGWALWGSVPDPDITSMAIQGLTPYYETDGEVRAAIDRAVAWLSSAQLEDGGYGAWGSQSSESVAQVIVALTGLKIDPHKDPRFRKNGRSALDALMEFAVPEGGFKHVKSGSVDGMATDQGTYALVAYDRFVEGKNRLYDMTDVPSEPEEKDETAPTILIHGIEDGQVFSRNEVLFTVSVTDNVDPVIQPTVMLNGEILTGTDGSYYAVLLVGTNTIRVEATDAAGNKSDVTYTLIYHVQVGQPEELPLPAGDKPVLEVPADSRDVNIPVAAGDSGKDITIKIPAAHRSKVTVDLPKNSSLPGIKVEKGDVAAEIPKGAAITSGDPAALELLTFKHANAAVTDKLSQSLPSDQKLDEIVQIISLGGDERIQFDRYVTITFLGAKGKSAAYMENGTLRLIEKFASDADGERSGKAEYAYDSGNHLIVKTKHFTDFIVYSASAQSPSGGGPDDGSGDDPDDGSAGGPGGGTGGGVIPPSQAYVTLSIDKLTIQKGYVLNPTRVEFHIGESVWDVLKREMDRRGIAYEFEYFAQYDSVYVQSIEGDGEFDHGSESGWMYNVNGVYPSYGASKYKLKDGDVVQWRYTTNLGEDLGEDNSKWEEPKNPGFPGMYGGAAAGGQHPVIEVPENISEDYVVSLTNNLKSADSITIKLPKQRSAKVLLDLEVLKDSLPNLKVQEESKLLVIDKGTKLASESAKIEVFTQLDQQDEALTSAVNAIVSEQKGRFVDAFVMGNSEEAVFFDNLITLTLNGKAGLQAGYLENHVFVPIPLYSSEDRGRQATRDREKQVFAYVSGNDLILRTNFLTTFVLYATDASDSGNIQLEDVYEDAGLISAWAYEAVKEATQLRFVEGSNSKINPKANVTRAEFTKMLVSVFGYELDGDQTVSFADVQENDWFYPYIQAAYREGLASGYDQAFYPHREISREEMAAMIQRALKLESGGGQEEIADLHEVSSWAQSVVQTVVEAEMMRVDADRKFTPKVKATREMAIVVALRAYHYEGGQRTSQEKPRDDGKNEAAGTKSGIQEAVQQQIEKTAAFMQETIPAPGVGSIGGEWTVLGLARSGEPIPSEYYERYYSNVELTLTEKSGQLHRVKYTEYDRVILALTALGKDITNVAGYDLREPLADFNTLTIQGINGPIFALLALDSRNYEIPEVEGVAVQTTRERLIAFILAREITGGGWALGQNPEEADADITAMAIQALTPYYPTNQDVKAAVDRGLQWLSKTQHGDGAYASWGSVNSESTAQVIVALTGLNIDPHTDARFVKNGRSAIDALMSFAVDSGGFYHVKPGEIGNGGAEPGVVDPMATDQAMYALVAYNRFVQGENRLYEMTDVE